One Glycine soja cultivar W05 chromosome 2, ASM419377v2, whole genome shotgun sequence genomic region harbors:
- the LOC114376838 gene encoding transcription factor bHLH93-like: protein MDRTSILGDTIDYMKELLERIGKLQEEEMEEGTNRINLLGISKELKPNEVMVRNSPKDTRISICCATKPGLLLSTVNTLEALGLEIHQCVISSFNDFSIQASCSEVAEQRNCMSQEEIKQALFRNASYGEASVQNVP, encoded by the exons ATGGACAGGACCTCCATTCTTGGAGACACCATTGATTACATGAAAGAGCTTCTAGAAAGGATAGGCAAGttgcaagaagaagaaatggagGAGGGAACAAATCGGATAAACCTCTTGGGCATTTCTAAGGAGCTAAAGCCAAATGAAGTAATGGTAAGAAATTCCCCCAAG GACACAAGGATTAGCATCTGCTGTGCCACAAAGCCAGGATTACTACTGTCCACAGTGAACACCTTAGAAGCATTAGGCCTTGAGATTCACCAGTGTGTTATAAGCAGCTTCAATGATTTTTCAATACAAGCATCTTGCTCAGAG GTAGCAGAGCAGAGAAATTGTATGAGCCAAGAAGAGATAAAGCAAGCACTATTCAGAAATGCAAGTTATGGTGAGGCTTCTGTGCAAAATGTTCCCTAA
- the LOC114398726 gene encoding cucumisin-like produces MPFDGSGTSTDTHLSPLKLCHLLASHLDIIAVANMVSLRPCFLFILICIAIINHAHSNNDRKTYIVYMGDHPKGMDSTSIPSLHTSMAQKVLGSDFQPEAVLHSYKNFNAFVMKLTEEEAKRMAEMDNVISVFPNKKNRLHTTRSWDFVGLPQNVKRATTESDIIVGVLDTGVWPESESFSDKGFGPPPTKWKGSCHNFTCNNKIIGAKYFNLENHFTKDDIISPRDSQGHGSHCASTVAGNSVNSASLFGFGSGTARGGVPSARIAVYKVCWLTGCGDADNLAAFDEAISDGVDIISISTGASGIVHDPYFHDSNNIGSFHAMKRGILTSNSGNNLGPSLYSMTNYAPWLVSVAASTFDRKIVTKVQLGNGAIYEGVSINTYDLKKKFYPLVYGGDIPNIAGRHNSSTSRYCVEDSLDKHSVKGKIVLCDLIQAPEDVGILSGATGVIFGINYPQDLPGTYALPALQIAQWDQRLIHSYITSTRNATATIFRSEEINDGLMPFIASFSSRGPNPITPNTLKPDIAAPGVEVIAAWSPVASLSQFEGDKRAVQYNVISGTSMACPHATAAAAYVKSFHPSWSPAMIKSALITTATPMSPILNPEAEFAYGAGLINPVKAANPGLVYDINEADYIKFLCGEGYTDKELRILTEDHSSCSGRANKKAVYELNLPTFALSVNGLDYSRAYRRTVTNVGSATSTYKAKVIAPSLFNIQVKPSTLSFTSIGQKKSFYVIIEGTINVPIISATLILDDGKHQVRSPIVAYKAPNN; encoded by the exons ATGCCCTTTGATGGAAGTGGAACTAGCACAGACACACATTTATCCCCTTTAAAGCTTTGCCATCTGCTAGCTAGCCACTTAGATATCATAGCAGTGGCAAATATGGTCTCTTTAAGGCCatgctttcttttcattcttatctGCATCGCGATAATTAATCATGCACATTCCAACAATGATCGGAAG ACTTACATTGTCTATATGGGTGATCATCCTAAGGGCATGGACTCCACTTCCATACCTTCTCTTCATACATCCATGGCTCAAAAGGTTCTTGGCAG CGACTTCCAACCCGAAGCTGTACTTCACAGCTACAAAAACTTTAATGCATTCGTCATGAAGTTAACAGAAGAGGAGGCAAAAAGAATGGCAG AAATGGACAACGTTATCTCTGTTTTCCCAAACAAGAAGAATCGTCTTCACACAACAAGGTCGTGGGACTTCGTGGGCCTTCCTCAGAATGTGAAAAGAGCAACCACAGAGAGTGACATAATTGTGGGAGTATTAGACACGGGAGTTTGGCCAGAGTCTGAGAGCTTCAGTGACAAAGGATTTGGTCCTCCACCAACCAAATGGAAAGGATCTTGTCATAACTTCACCTGCAACAa CAAAATAATTGGTGCAAAGTACTTCAATCTGGAAAATCACTTTACCAAAGATGATATCATATCTCCAAGAGACTCGCAAGGTCACGGATCACACTGTGCATCCACAGTTGCTGGAAACTCAGTAAACTCTGCAAGTCTATTTGGATTTGGCTCAGGGACTGCTCGTGGAGGAGTTCCATCTGCCCGAATTGCTGTGTACAAAGTATGTTGGCTCACAGGGTGTGGTGATGCTGACAACCTTGCAGCATTTGATGAAGCTATTAGTGATGGAGTAGACATCATTTCTATTTCAACTGGAGCCTCTGGAATAGTACACGATCcttattttcatgattcaaataATATAGGAAGTTTCCATGCAATGAAAAGGGGGATATTAACCTCAAATTCTGGCAACAATTTGGGCCCTTCTCTTTACTCAATGACAAATTATGCACCATGGTTAGTTTCTGTGGCTGCTAGCACTTTTGACAGAAAGATTGTCACCAAGGTGCAATTGGGCAATGGGGCTATTTATGAG GGAGTTTCAATTAACACATATGATCTTAAGAAAAAATTCTATCCACTGGTTTACGGTGGAGATATACCTAATATTGCTGGAAGACATAACAGCTCCACATCCAG GTATTGCGTAGAGGACTCTTTGGATAAACATTCAGTGAAGGGAAAGATTGTTCTGTGTGACCTAATTCAAGCTCCTGAAGACGTGGGGATTTTATCTGGGGCAACTGGTGTTATATTTGGAATTAATTACCCTCAAGATTTGCCCGGAACATATGCCCTACCTGCTTTGCAGATTGCTCAGTGGGATCAAAGACTCATTCATTCTTACATAACTTCAACCAG AAATGCAACAGCCACAATATTTAGGAGTGAAGAAATAAATGATGGGCTAATGCCTTTCATAGCTTCATTCTCATCAAGAGGTCCAAATCCAATCACACCAAATACCCTAAAG CCTGACATTGCTGCTCCCGGAGTTGAAGTTATAGCTGCATGGTCTCCAGTTGCCTCACTTTCTCAATTTGAGGGTGACAAAAGAGCTGTACAATATAATGTAATCTCTGGCACTTCAATGGCCTGCCCTCATGCTACTGCAGCAGCTGCATATGTCAAATCATTTCACCCTAGTTGGTCTCCTGCTATGatcaagtctgcgttgataacCACTG CTACTCCAATGAGTCCTATTCTTAATCCTGAAGCTGAATTTGCATATGGAGCAGGACTAATTAATCCTGTTAAGGCCGCAAATCCTGGTTTAGTATATGATATTAACGAAGCAGATTATATCAAGTTCTTGTGTGGAGAGGGGTATACAGATAAAGAGCTTCGAATCCTCACAGAAGATCATAGCAGTTGTAGTGGACGAGCTAACAAGAAAGCTGTATATGAATTAAACCTCCCAACATTTGCTCTTTCTGTTAATGGCTTAGATTATAGTCGTGCTTATCGAAGAACAGTTACAAATGTGGGATCGGCAACATCTACTTATAAGGCCAAAGTAATTGCTCCATCCTTGTTCAATATTCAAGTGAAACCTAGTACTCTTTCCTTCACATCTATAGGCCAGAAAAAGTCATTTTACGTCATAATTGAAGGGACAATTAACGTGCCAATAATCTCTGCTACATTGATTTTGGATGATGGCAAGCATCAAGTTAGAAGCCCAATTGTAGCCTACAAGGCACCAAATAATTGA